From a region of the Arvicanthis niloticus isolate mArvNil1 chromosome 6, mArvNil1.pat.X, whole genome shotgun sequence genome:
- the Rundc3a gene encoding RUN domain-containing protein 3A isoform X7 codes for MEASFVQTTMALGLPSKKASSRNVIVERRNLITVCRFSVKTLLEKYTAEPIDDSSEEFVNFAAILEQILSHRFKACAPAGPVSWFSSDGQRGFWDYIRLACSKVPNNCVSSIENMENISTARAKGRAWIRVALMEKRMSEYITTALRDNRTTRRFYDSGAIMLREEATVLTGMLIGLSAIDFSFCLKGEVLDGKTPVVIDYTPYLKFTQSYDYLTDEEERHSAESSTSEDNSPEHPYLPLVTDEDSWYNKWHKMEQKFRIVYAQKGYLEELVRLRESQLKDLEAENRRLQLQLEEAAAQNQREKRELEGVILELQEQLPDPPPPPRTGLIPGDHAPLAQGSKELTTPLVNQWPSLSTLNRPEGASNSKLYRRHSFMSTEPLSAEASLSSDSQRLGESKRDEEPWGPIGTKLVAPSE; via the exons ATGGAAGCGAGCTTTGTCCAGACCACCATGGCTCTGGGGCTGCCCTCCAAGAAAGCATCTTCTCGCAACGTGATCGTGGAGCGCAGGAACCTGATCACCGTGTGCAG gTTCTCTGTGAAAACCTTGCTAGAGAAGTACACAGCAGAGCCCATTGATGATTCGTCTGAGGAGTTTGTTAATTTTGCAGCCATTTTAGAGCAGATCCTCAGCCACCGATTTAAAG CTTGTGCCCCAGCAGGTCCAGTGAGCTGGTTCAGCTCAGATGGACAACGGGGCTTCTGGGACTATATCCGGCTGGCCTGCAGCAAAGTGCCCAACAACTGCGTGAGCAGCATTGAGAACATGGAGAACATTAGCACAGCTCGAGCCAAG GGCCGGGCATGGATCCGGGTGGCTCTGATGGAGAAGCGTATGTCAGAATACATCACCACAGCTCTTCGGGACAACCGAACTACCAG ACGGTTCTATGACTCCGGAGCCATCATGCTGCGGGAGGAAGCTACTGTCCTCACAGGGATGTTGATCGGACTCAGCGCCATCGACTTCAG CTTCTGTCTAAAGGGCGAAGTTCTAGACGGGAAGACACCGGTGGTCATCGATTACACGCCCTACCTAAAATTCACCCAAAG CTACGACTACCTGACGGATGAGGAGGAGAGGCACAGTGCTGAGAGCAGCACGAGCGAGGACAACTCACCGGAGCACCCCTATCTGCCCCTCGTCACCGATGAAGACAGTTGGTACAACAAGTGGCATAAGATGGAACAGAAGTTTCGCATTGTCTACGCACAGAAG GGATACCTGGAGGAGCTGGTGCGTCTGCGCGAGTCGCAGCTGAAGGACCTGGAGGCGGAGAACCGGcggctgcagctgcagctggagGAGGCAGCCGCACAAAATCAGCGTGAGAAGCGGGAGCTGGAAGGCGTGATCCTGGAGTTGCAGGAGCAGCT GCCtgatccccctccccctcccaggaCAGGTCTGATCCCCGGTGACCATGCCCCCCTGGCCCAGGGTTCCAAGGAGCTCACCACACCTCTGGTCAACCAGTGGCCCTCCCTGAGCACACTCAATAGGCCCGAGGGTGCCAGCAACTCCAAGCTATATCGGAG ACACAGCTTCATGAGCACGGAGCCGCTGtcagcagaggccagcctgagctcagACTCCCAGCGCCTGGGAGAGAGCAAGAGGGATGAGGAACCCTGGGGCCCCATCG